The DNA window TTTAGAATCCTTGATGATAGAttttgataagattttcaactaATCGCATGGTGTTACATGGCATTATTTACAATCTCatactttcttttttcttcatataaccCACCATCCATCCTAAGAAATCACACATAAAAAATTGCTCtggctttctttcttttttgtaggATAAAAATTGCTCTCGGAATTTATTTAACTCCCTGCTTAAGGCAAACTTAAATAGGTTTTGGTGACAATTGGTTTCCCCTTCCTAGAAGAATTTACCTCCAAGTCAAAATAGAAGATCTACATCTAATTGGGAAACAACTTTTTACTTACCTAAGCAGCTTGTGATTTCTACACCTACTGCCTTTTTCTGCTAACAAcccagcaggtgtgggggcatttgtggagccaaaaataatcccaaaaatccaCAAGGCAACACGTAGACTTTtactcaagaaagacaagatatTATCTCTTAATTAATGCCTTGGAAATATTTTTTCCTTGTGCATCCTACGGATGACAAAACTTGACCAATGGGAAGCCGCCATGTGTGTAGCATAAAACCTTACACACATGGCCGACCACATCCCACTATTTAAACCCTCATCTCATCAAAATTTGGTAAGCTTTTCGCTATACATAAAACCCTAAACGCTCACTCTTTTCAGAGttactaacttaggcatcaaaGATCGTTTGGCACCCCCTTCTCCCCACTCGTCGTGGGCGCTTTGGTCTTTGATCGAAAGTGTTGACTGTTTTGTAGATATTTTtttgggagactttggatgcggtccttagttatgaacaatctttgactgaaaccttattggttttcaatttttgatccaagtccctgaaattaattgataatttatttctatgtacgttactatattttttaaattaaaaattaaaatttatagttgtttatagtaatgagattttaaataaaaaaccataatttgtgggattaaaaatattaaaatataaatatactattgtgtgtgtgtgtgtgtaaacatgggtacattcataaaaataaccaaaaaattattgtatcaaaacatgggtacattcttcaaaatgggtacatttagcaaaaataaaaatgggtacaaataaataaaaaaatatgggtacaatacaaataaaactttaaaaaatatgggcacaaaaagaatttaataaatgggtacaaattaaaactgaaaggaaaattggtacaaattaaaaaagggttgcaaattaaaaatgggtacaaactaaaaataaaaatatatgataaaaaatttagccataagtataaatatactaattgtaacatttttaatattaaatgaatatatttagaaataaaaaatattttattattgaaataattaatgatattattaatacaaaggaccttgatcaaaaattgaaaagtaataaggttttaatcaatagagtagtaaaaataaggatgaaaacctaattattcctattttttttgtcaagacTGAAGATGGCGGAAAGTGTACCACAGTGATGATTTTAACTATGTttctaaaattagatttttattcttttcatttcatgATAGTTGGAGAAGATTGGCTTTTTTTCCCCTCATATTCttaagaagaaaggaaagaaaatgtgAGGAAAAAGACCGCAACggcaaagagaaaaggaaaaggagaaggaagaagaggaaaaaataTAAACTGTTACATCAATCTCATGGTGTATATTAATTaatagaaaattttaaaataaaagaatgataaaatattatatttaaaatttaccaTGTGACGAGTTTTGACTAGATTGTAGTGTCATCCAGAAATTCAGTTGTATGCCGAGCCCCACACAAACTTTTCTCCTAACATTGAGAGACATAAGATGATAGGACAAGAATcttgaaatttaaattaatcTAACGGCAATCATCAGGAGGATCATGACCCTCGCTATAAGAGGTGAGCAAAAATACACTCCAATTTTAATGGTTGATACTTATCTACCTATAAATATGACATTAGAAGATGGAACAAGCCATGGAGCAGCATGGAGAGAAGAAAACTCAACAAGGAATTCCAGCAGAAAAATCTTCGGCGACAAGAATTGTACAGTCAAATTGCTGTGCAATCTCCAAATTCAGTTTCGTCAACTTCCTCCGGCCACACCACAAATTCAGCAAACCTTTTCCAAATTCATCATCATGCCTGTGAAGAATAATCAAACACCACTCATATGAGCCAGTTTCCTAACCACCAAAGTCAAACACCACATACCATTACAAAAGTTCTTGCGGCATCCGTTTGATCAAGATCAGGCTTCTACGGCCTTGAATCAAACACACATTATGGTATTTCGGACACTTTTGGAGATGGCATCAAGGGATTCATTCTTATAAAGAATTTACCCAGAGACTTATCCATTGCTTTTCAGGAATTTTAGTGTTTATAGGTATGTTGAAGATAAAAGATGGTTACTCATAGTCGTGAAAGaaacttatccattccaatCCCCAATTTAGTAGGATGATAAAGGAATGAGCTTCCTTTATGTCTAAACCCCTCCAAATTCCATCCAAATAAAAGATCATTCTTTTCTATAGATCAATCCCATCTTAAAGACCGAGTAATACATATTCTGATTCAAAATATCACAGTCGCAAACCATTAATACTGAATACTGAGACTGAATGTGTGGCAACACAAATAACACAAATGTATATGCAGTTAATCCTTACATGTAGCCAAATAGTTTTAGGAAAAACATTAATCTGCATCATTCTACGGTTTGCAATGCATACAACCGGTTTTCAATACATACAGCCACTTCTTGTAGAGACTAAACGCCAATCCCACCACCAGCACATTGTAATAAGGCCGGAACACCTGAAAACACACAGAAATTTCTATGTTATCATTCTGAAGCTGCCTTGTTGGTATGACAGAAATTATCTACCAATTAGCATATGCACTTAGCGACAAACTACGAGTAATGTAATCAAATTTCTTGAGGATCAGCTGATTTCCAATCAGAAAAGCCCTAGCCAATCAAATGAACATCTAATTGATCACTTAACCAAGTCCATCAATCAAGCCTACTGTATTTTTTTCTGTTTAACTAACAAGTGATCACAACAAGAACCCCAATAAACCACGAAACATCCCTCTTTGGTCCTGTTAAAGTCTGCGTTTGTTTCATATAGGTAAAGGACTGGATGTGAAGGGCAAGTAATGTATAGAGGGTCAAACATCTAGTTGCCTTTGTTCTATTAGCTAAGAGTCGACCATAAACATGCACTGCATTCAACGCCTTCACTACGTAACAGTTGAAATTCGACAAGGAAATTAACTAATACAAGAAACCCTAGAAgtcaaaaattcaattcatccAACAAATCAAATACCCTAAAAAACAATCGAATTGGCCCAAATGGAGTAAAAATAATAACCATATCATGGTTACAGATGAAATTGCAGAGATAATATCCAAACATTCGGTCGAAATAATTAAATTCAACCAGGAAATTAACCCATACAATAAACCCTAAAACTTAACAGCCCCAATTCACCAAACCAATAAAAAACCCTAGAAAACAACATAATTGCCCCAAATATCTGAAATTGCAGAGAGATTTCAATCCGAACCTTCAGTTGTAATAGAGCTCGAGGCCCATGCCGTCGTGAATCTCATAGTCCTTGAGGGTGATGTGGTCCTTGTAGACGTTGTACCACTTCTGGATCCGAATCTTGTCGGAGCGGGTGCCCGTCTGAGCCGCCACCAGCTTCTTCAGGTCGCCGATGGTGTCATCCTCGTTGCACTTCACCTTCACCTTCTTCCCCAGACGGTCGTTCAGCACCACCTCGATCATCTTCGATTCTTGGAATTTCAATCGATCGCGCAGAGAGATGTTTGGGAGACTTAAAACACCGCGAATAACGAAAGGATTTTGATATATAGAGCGCTTACAGGGGCTTTATGGTCTTTTTGATTGGCTGGCCGACTAGAAAGTCTACGAGTTTTACCTTTCTTTTCAAAGCCATTTCTTTCTTTGGTTTCTTAATACTAAAATAACGTTGAACCTATTTCTTTGTTCGTTTAATTATGATCGTGAGTCGTGACATGAACTTTCttataaaatatccataatatcttgatattttcattaaaattttcgtatttttagactaccgatatttccgatatcatcgatattttagaccttgctaagtcactcatgtatcttaccatgcaatgtataaaatgtaaaatattgtactaattcattatatataaatgattatggtgtgtttaaacttctttcattaattactacatattttctacactcataatgtttgccagctcgctatataatcaacttaaatcagttatatctatcatgcaatgcattttcttctatttttttgtgataaactaataaataattgactaaataaacatcctgaaagtttcaataaaaatttccaagtttttcttacaatttctgtggtttttattcaatttttatcgatatcgataatatctcgatattttcatcgaaattttcgtgtttttggactactgatattttcgatatcatccatatttaataccttgatcGTGAGTCGTGACATGAACTTTCTTATAAAAATTTGGCTTTTCTGATATtactttgtaattttttgttctattttatcgacttttctttttattctaCTAAAAGAAGCATAGTGCCCGACCAAAATGCTCAACAAGGAAACATATTCCAAATTTCCAAAAGCAAAGGGTGCAGCAAGAACACATAAACAAGTGTTAAGCCACTAGGCAGCAGCACGCCGCTGATGACTGATGACTAATGACTGATGTGAAAGAAAGCAGACAAACAAAACTCCCATCCATTCCAACCATTTCTTTAATtcccatcttcttcctcctccgactCTAACTTCATGGTTTCATCGCGATCGCTTTTGTCTCTGTAGAGTGGGTGTGCAGAGAGATTTTATAGAGTTATGTACGTCAGCCGCCCGTTGGTCCATCCGGTGGAGGCCCCGCCCACGACTGACGTGGCGGCCCAGAACGCCCTCAGAGTGAGGATGAAGGACGTCCAAGGCATGCCTGGCACCCCCGGTGGGCTCGCCCTGCGTCTCTGCCAGCTCTGCTTCTCCGCAATCTCTCTCTCCGTCATGGCCTCCACCTCCGATTTTCCCACCGTCACCGCCTTCTGGTAATGCTGGCTTTTGCTGGGTTCGTGATTTTTGCAGTTTTTACATGTTTATTGAGATGGGTTTTGGTTAAAGTTTGAGTCTTTGATGATTTTTGTGTTTGGAATTGGGTTTGGTTTTGCTGGGTGAAATGTAGCTACCTTGTTGCTGCTGTTAGCTTGCAATGTGTGTGGAGTTTGTCAATGGCGATTGTTGATTTGTATGCTCTTTTGGTGGGGCGGAGTTTGCGCAATTGCAAGGCTGTGTGTTTCTTCACCATTGGAGATGGGGTAAGATATGAATTTAACCCTTCAAGTCTTGTTGCATTACTTCTGTTGATTAGCCACTAACTAGTAGAATTTGAGTGTTTAAATCATTGGCAAAATCTGTAGCTAGCACTTAACCGAATGTGACACCGATAGATTCCCCAAACTCGATAGGGGTGCATATTATCACAGGAGCTCCCTGTGGATACTGACCTGCAAAAGTTGATTTGTGGTTAATGCTTTATCTAATTTCACATAGGATTTGAAATTTTGGCACAATATCAGTTGTTTTCGTGCGTTTTCAAACTTACAAACCTAATAAGATTTTGAAGAAAATACACGGATACGGGTGAATTTtattaataaacaaaaacaaataacctAGTCAGGGGGACGTAGTTAGCCATACCCCTCAGAATGCATACATATacataaacaaaccaaaatgATAAAAGGATAACCAACTGAcaaacaaaacaacaagataacaataCAACAAACAAAAGTGCAGTATTTAATACAATGTAAAACTATTTAAATGTTGACGTCCTCGTCTTCAAAGCATCAAAATCATCAGTCACTGATTCGGAATCAATACCTTGTTCAGTAAAAGCGGGTAGAAAGTTGTCCAACTCACAAGTTTAATAACCAAACTAGAGCAACAACACACCACCAGACTAAGCTAGTGATAAATACAGAGTCAGTAGGAATGTCTCTGTGCCTGAATGCTTTTGACTTTTCTGTTTCCTCTCTAAAAATGGGCAGGATCAAAGCCATACTAACCTATACTGACCAATGTAACAACATCACGCCACAATAActtctacttttttttattttttgcctaGAATAAGGGGCTGGGCCAGTCTCATGGCTGGTTCTGTCCCTGGTGAAATAGAAAGGCAGTGATCTGTCCATTCAAATGTTAACTAGCTGCTTTGTTCGTATGTGATTACCCAATTATTTATATACCATTGCTTCGATAGTAGAATTTGTTATTCCAGGGATGCATGAAACACACCATGGGACAACAGATTGAATATAACTTGGATACTGCTAATGTACGACATTACACACATAAACTAAAGACTCCAATGCTGTCACCATAACTTCTATACTACATGAAGAATGACAGCTGAGCTATTTATATATAGAGAAAATCTTAGTCTGTTTTTATAGTTCTACATTTTCTGTCATTGGTTGAGAGGAGAGGCTGCCACTCAAATGAAGCTAAACAGATCACTAACTGAATTTAACAGTAGACCGGCACTGCATAGTCAATCATTTGCATCAACCATGCGCTTTGTTCAGGTGCCATAGTTGCCGCTCTAGATTATTCTTTGGTAGTTGATAGTGTTACCATCCATTGTCTAGTACTACAGCAAAACACCACTTCATCCAAGACCACCAACTAAATAAATTTCTATTAGTTGACTGTCCAATGTTGTGATCTCTTGAATAATCAGGCATCATAGTAGCCATACCTGGTACTTTTCAC is part of the Malus domestica chromosome 12, GDT2T_hap1 genome and encodes:
- the LOC103423357 gene encoding ubiquitin-like protein 5 — encoded protein: MIEVVLNDRLGKKVKVKCNEDDTIGDLKKLVAAQTGTRSDKIRIQKWYNVYKDHITLKDYEIHDGMGLELYYN
- the LOC103423356 gene encoding CASP-like protein 5A1, whose product is MYVSRPLVHPVEAPPTTDVAAQNALRVRMKDVQGMPGTPGGLALRLCQLCFSAISLSVMASTSDFPTVTAFCYLVAAVSLQCVWSLSMAIVDLYALLVGRSLRNCKAVCFFTIGDGITSTLTFAAACASAGITVLIANDLNKCGFNHCKRFETATAMAFISWFAVSPTFLLNFWSLASR